AGTACGGAATATCAAATAAAGAATTTATTAGCGCTCTTAGGAAAAAAGGGGCAAAAGTAACCAGAGTGCCTATATATAAATGGGATCTACCAGTAGATATAGGTCCCTTAAAAAATGCAATCAATTCTATTGAGGCAGGAAAAGAAGATATATCCTTATTTACTAGCTCTCAGCAGATCTATCATCTGTTTGAAGTAGCTGCAAAAAGCGGATCAAAAAGAAAGCTCACTGAGGGCCTAAAAAAGACAGTTATAGGGTCAATTGGTCCGACTACAACGGAAACCCTTCACCGATTCGGACTTCCTGCAGACTATGAACCTGATAGCCCCAAAATGGGCAATTTAATAAGAGAGGTAGCCAGAGTGGGCCCATCTCTAGTTAAGAAAAAACGTATGGCTCTTAAAAACGGAGTCGATACAAACTCCTGGCGGCAGCCGGATATGATCTGGAGTAAAGGATCTGATAAGAAGAGAAAAGAAATTACATACAACTCTGTTTTTATGAAAGCTTGTAGGTTGGAAAAGACTGATTACACACCTGTTTGGCTAATGCGCCAAGCAGGAAGATACATGAGGGAATACAGAGATATCAGGGCTGAAGTATCATTTCTTGAGCTTTGTAAAACCCCGGAGCTTGCAGCCGAAGTAACCCTAAGCGCCGCTGAAAAGCTAAATGTTGATGCTGCGATCATTTTTGCTGACATACTTCTTATTGTAGAGCCACTTGGAGTAGGGCTTCAATTCTCAAAAGGAGAAGGGCCAAGGATAAAAAGACCTGTGCGCTCAGGAAAAGCAGTAGACCGCATTAAAGAATTTGACCCTGAGTCTTTAAGTTATGTCTACGATGCGCTCAAGCTAACCAGAAAGGCGCTGGATCCAAATATAGCACTAATTGGGTTTGCCGGTGCGCCATTTACAGTGGCTTCATATATGATTGAGGGCGGCGGATCCAGAAATTATGAAAATACAAAAGGCCTCATGTATAAAGACCCCTCAGCATGGCATATCATGATGGATAAGCTCTCTAATGCCACGGCAATCTATTTAAAAAATCAAATTAAATCAGGCGCGGATGTAGTC
This window of the Thermodesulfobacteriota bacterium genome carries:
- the hemE gene encoding uroporphyrinogen decarboxylase; the encoded protein is MKSHYSFEGLNVTAFESRRAAEIEKLIRYHGGEPRVAPSMREVPLSESKEALRFAKDLLADKFDMVVLMTGVGTRALVAAVSTKYDKKDFLKALKKTTIVARGPKPVAALRDYKLKPNITVPEPNTWRDILITLDNDASLKGKKVAVQEYGISNKEFISALRKKGAKVTRVPIYKWDLPVDIGPLKNAINSIEAGKEDISLFTSSQQIYHLFEVAAKSGSKRKLTEGLKKTVIGSIGPTTTETLHRFGLPADYEPDSPKMGNLIREVARVGPSLVKKKRMALKNGVDTNSWRQPDMIWSKGSDKKRKEITYNSVFMKACRLEKTDYTPVWLMRQAGRYMREYRDIRAEVSFLELCKTPELAAEVTLSAAEKLNVDAAIIFADILLIVEPLGVGLQFSKGEGPRIKRPVRSGKAVDRIKEFDPESLSYVYDALKLTRKALDPNIALIGFAGAPFTVASYMIEGGGSRNYENTKGLMYKDPSAWHIMMDKLSNATAIYLKNQIKSGADVVQLFDSWVGCLSRDDYKEFVLPHMKKLISKVDKDTPVIHFGTGTGALLDLIKESGSQVIGFDWRVDLAKAWRQVGYDVAIQGNLDPVSLFANHSEIRKRAKSIMDKAKGRPGHIFNLGHGILPKTPVDNVMALIDFVHEYSQK